One Aegilops tauschii subsp. strangulata cultivar AL8/78 chromosome 7, Aet v6.0, whole genome shotgun sequence genomic window carries:
- the LOC109769283 gene encoding uncharacterized protein, producing MVFEDERSDDYSSLQYIKSSNDGMQYQIPASIEDQDYMGIETAPQGFCVEHRLPVELRVAFEGFETDTRFLVCAQPGAKESRAEVTSAAVTGMKTEMEKKEAENLKLQEKYVVLTNLVEAQGSVIRNLKMNHLKQKEKLSEYNRNLKV from the exons ATGGTGTTCGAGGATGAGAGGAGCGACGACTACTCCAGCCTGCAGTACATCAAATCCTCTAATGACGGTATGCAGTACCAG ATTCCTGCTAGCATTGAAGACCAAGACTACATGGGCATCGAGACAGCACCCCAGGGTTTTTGCGTGGAGCATCGGCTGCCAGTTGAGCTTCGTGTAGCCTTTGAAGGATTTGAGACGGACACGAGGTTTCTAGTTTGTGCTCAGCCC GGTGCTAAGGAGAGCAGAGCTGAGGTTACCAGTGCAGCTGTGACCGGTATGAAGACTGAGATGGAGAAGAAAGAGGCAGAGAACTTGAAGCTGCAAGAGAAGTACGTAGTGCTTACGAACCTGGTAGAAGCTCAAGGTAGTGTCATCAGGAACCTGAAGATGAATCATTTGAAACAGAAGGAAAAGCTAAGTGAATACAATAGAAATTTGAAGGTTTAG